From the genome of Plasmodium malariae genome assembly, chromosome: 9, one region includes:
- the PmUG01_09014300 gene encoding radial spoke head protein, putative, with protein MKSNLLLSLNNAKDYLKKRNENGESVYDHICDIINFIVVEKPDKCYENFEIISSHIKESKKNGCTSSNDVNSNKVGQIDLKDNNLDNYILSDYIKKKKEWLEKIKFLFQKSSENKPIRLPFIRNLYEQVKLINWAGYNIKKDLICYINNSIKQILKQYKEELISLNFWGILKGIKNDYYILEGQLKKDTNIFSRKKKNSIYSDDSTREVSSNGGSSSSILKNDNSSRGRGSRDNDSRSNESRNSSNRDSNSRGNNHSDNDDELYDKRGDKGRRGKTKRPGREKRKPSSSGKYAYTKEDYNHFNKNVNKHVYWVSINGTDKWILLKFTTPEYIKIASQTNKILTGNMNHIITSFPNIAIKEKHYLRAIISIISSNTHISPKNYYISKSKNKINRKKKRKKRRNNRGNDEGEQDEEENEEDDEDEDEEDEEDEDDKQRYDEEEESQEEHRDQNEEEEQEEKEDYETPYNDEIVENKKFQYDTNFLQNIENWVYSKHHFLPNGHIDYPKKMKSKRNKKIQNIIKQNPPLKVLRNINPQKENQHSHTWKIKHLNHGHYYGVHNSHYDIIIIYNFFFYGAFTVYFNKQYFNFYIGNGIKSKHAFIHTYQPGKVYSDKSELSEEDQTS; from the coding sequence atgaagagCAATTTACTTTTATCCTTAAATAATGCAAAAGATTATTTAAAGAAGAGAAACGAAAATGGGGAGTCCGTGTACGATCATATAtgtgatataataaattttattgtagTGGAGAAACCAGATAAAtgttatgaaaattttgagATAATATCAAGTCATATAAaggaaagtaaaaaaaatggttGTACTAGTAGTAATGAtgttaatagtaataaagTAGGACAAATAGATTTGAAGGATAACAATTtagataattatattttaagtgattatataaagaaaaaaaaagaatggctagaaaaaattaagttccTATTTCAAAAGAGTTCAGAAAATAAGCCCATTCGTTTACCCTTTATAAGAAATTTGTATGAACAGgtcaaattaataaattggGCTGGttacaatattaaaaaagatttaaTATGTTACATTAATAACTCCATAAAACAGATACTAAAACAATACAAGGAAGaattaatatcattaaaCTTTTGGGGAATACTTAAgggaataaaaaatgattactATATACTAGAGGGTCAACTCAAAAAGGatactaatattttttcgcgtaagaaaaaaaactcCATATATTCTGACGACTCTACTCGTGAGGTATCGTCAAATGGTGGATCTTCTTCATCAATCCtcaaaaatgataatagcAGCAGAGGCAGAGGAAGTAGAGACAATGACAGCAGAAGTAATGAAAGTAGAAACAGTAGCAACAGAGACAGTAACAGCAGAGGTAATAATCACAGCGACAATGACGATGAACTATACGACAAAAGAGGGGACAAAGGAAGAAGGGGAAAAACAAAGAGACCAGGAAGAGAGAAAAGAAAACCTTCTAGTAGTGGCAAGTACGCGTATACAAAGGAGGACTACAaccattttaataaaaatgtaaataaacaTGTATATTGGGTTTCAATTAATGGAACAGATAAATggattttattaaaatttacgacaccagaatatattaaaatagcTAGTCAAACGAACAAAATTCTTACTGGCAATATGAATCATATAATAACATCCTTTCCTAATATTGctataaaagaaaaacattacCTAAGAGCCATTATTTCTATCATCTCGTCCAATACACATATATCAcctaaaaattattatatttcaaaaagtaaaaacaaaataaatagaaaaaaaaaaaggaaaaagagaagaaacaATCGAGGTAATGATGAAGGGGAACAAGATGAAGAGGAGAACGAAGAGGATGACGAAGATGAAGATGAAGAGGACGAGGAGGACGAAGATGATAAACAACGATATGATGAGGAGGAGGAAAGTCAAGAAGAACATAGAGACCAAAACGAAGAAGAAGaacaagaagaaaaagaagattaTGAGACACCATATAATGACGAGATAgttgaaaataagaaattccAATACGAcactaattttttacaaaatattgaaaattggGTATATTCTAAACATCATTTTTTACCTAATGGACATATAGATTACCCTAAGAAGATGAAATccaaaaggaataaaaaaattcaaaatattattaaacaaaatcctcctttaaaagttttaagaaatattaacCCTCAAAAAGAAAATCAACACAGTCATAcatggaaaataaaacacCTTAACCATGGTCATTATTATGGTGTTCATAACTCACATTATGAcataattatcatttataatttctttttttatggaGCCTTT